GCTACGGCTCGAAGCAGCCGATTGCTGACAACACCACCGAAGAAGGCCGCCGCCAGAACCGCCGCGTGGAAGTTGCCATCTACGCCAACGAAAAGCTGAAGAAAGCTGCCGAAAAAGGCCAGATCTAAGCCGGGCCGGCCATAGCCGCAGTCCCGTTGCTCGTCCGGCGGTTTCCCCTCAGTGGGAAGCCGCCGGATTTTTTTGTGCCCACCCAAGCTCGGCTTAACAATAAGATAATACGGCAAGAGCGGCAGCCGTGCTTCTATCTTTACTCGCATGTCGCATACCCGTTTTTTTTGGCACCGCGTAGCCCTGCGTGCGAGCACCTGGGGCACGGGCTGCCTGCTGCTGGCAACTTTGGCAGGTACCGCCTCGGCGCAGTCGGCTGTTGTTCCGGCAGTAGTCACCCTCACGCAAACCGCCGCCCGCTCTACCACCAAACCAACCAAAACCAAACCTGTACGTGGGGCCGCCACCCTGCTGCGCTCCGGCCCCATGGTGGGCTATTCCGAAATGCGCGAGGTAATGCTGTGGGTGCAAACCACCAGCCCGGCCACCGCGCACATCGAGTATTGGGAGAAAGGCAAACCCGACGAGCGTTACCAAACCGCCGAAGTAGAAACCAACGAAACCAGCGGCCTGACCGCGCACCTGCTGGCCGATAAGGTGCAGCCGGGCCACCGCTACGAGTACGCGCTGTACCTCAACCGCCGGCCCGTGGCCCGGCCGTATCCGCTGGAGTTCCAAAGCCAGGAGCTGTGGCAGTGGCGCAAAGACCCCGCGAACTTCCGGATGGCCATGGGCAGCTGCACCTACGTGAACGAGGCCGCCTACGACCGGCCCGGCGCGCCCTACGCCTCCGATTACGGCATCTTCACGGCCATCGATCAGCAGAAGCCCGACCTGATGCTGTGGCTGGGCGACAACGTGTACCTGCGCGAGGCCGACTGGAACACCCGCACCGGCATTTGGCACCGCAACGCCCACACCCGCGCCCTGCCCGAAATGCAGCCGCTGCTGGGGCGCACCCACAACTACGCCCTCTGGGACGACCACGATTACGGCCCCAACGACTCGGGCTATTCCTTTGCGCATAAGCAACTCACGCTCGAAGCCTTTAAGCAATTCTGGGCCAACCCCAACTACGAGCAGGGCGGGGGCGGCATCACGGGCACGTTTCAGTGGAACGATGTGCAGTTCTTCCTGATGGACGACCGGTGGCTGCGTTCGGCCAATAAGCTGCCCACCGCCAACGCCAGCTACCTCGGCGAAACCCAGTTGCAGTGGCTTGTTGATGCCCTGGCCAGCAGCACCGCTACGTTTAAGTTTGTGGCCGTGGGCGGGCAGGTGCTCAACCCAGCCAAGGTGTTCGAAAACTACAGCAACTACGAGCAGGAGCGCAGCCGCCTGCTTAATGCCATTGCCGCGGCCCGCATACCCGGCGTTATTTTCCTGAGCGGCGACCGGCACCACACCGAGCTAACGCGCCTGGAGCGCCCCACTGGCTACCCACTCTACGACCTGACGGTGTCGCCGCTGACGAGTGCACCCGCCCTAGGTGCCCGCGACGAAGCCAACACCAGCCGGGTAGACGGCACCCTCGTGATGCAGCGCAACTTCGCCATCCTCGATGTGT
The sequence above is drawn from the Hymenobacter sp. YIM 151858-1 genome and encodes:
- a CDS encoding alkaline phosphatase D family protein; the protein is MSHTRFFWHRVALRASTWGTGCLLLATLAGTASAQSAVVPAVVTLTQTAARSTTKPTKTKPVRGAATLLRSGPMVGYSEMREVMLWVQTTSPATAHIEYWEKGKPDERYQTAEVETNETSGLTAHLLADKVQPGHRYEYALYLNRRPVARPYPLEFQSQELWQWRKDPANFRMAMGSCTYVNEAAYDRPGAPYASDYGIFTAIDQQKPDLMLWLGDNVYLREADWNTRTGIWHRNAHTRALPEMQPLLGRTHNYALWDDHDYGPNDSGYSFAHKQLTLEAFKQFWANPNYEQGGGGITGTFQWNDVQFFLMDDRWLRSANKLPTANASYLGETQLQWLVDALASSTATFKFVAVGGQVLNPAKVFENYSNYEQERSRLLNAIAAARIPGVIFLSGDRHHTELTRLERPTGYPLYDLTVSPLTSAPALGARDEANTSRVDGTLVMQRNFAILDVSGPHFDRRLQIRIHDAKGKLLWEQSLAAKDLR